The genome window AACCTATATTGCCTTctagatatttctgtttttatggcCCATAGGCACCTCATATTTAATATGGCCCAGACTGAATTTATCATCTTTCCCATTTCCAACACTGAccttttattctatattttctgtcCATGAGGATGGTAACAACAATCCATCCGGTGACTCAGGCTAGATGCTTGAGAGAAGCCAAGCTTGATCCTCACCCCACGCTCCTCTGGCTCCAAACCCAGTCTAATTTGCCCACTAAATATCTCTTCAGTACATCTGTTCATCTCCCTTTTCTGACACTGCTGAACTCAGACTTTTTGCATCCCTTTTCTGGATCATCTCACCCCTTCTGGACTGTTCTCCCTGCTGGCGGCTTCATCTCCCCACTCCACCTAaagatttgatattttttctttgccattgttACTCATTTATGTCTGCTTTTCTTTAGCGTCCTTTTCAAACTAAAAAGTAATATACTCTCATTGTAAAATAGCCAAAGagtttataaaactaaaaagtaGAAGTTAAAGCCACCCCTGACCCAGTCCACAAATTTTACTCCCAAGCACAcaaacacacttttttttctaaaagtaggATCTTATTAAACATGACGTATTTCTTCTACTTTAAGAGgcactttttttttcacattttaacactTCTGAAACCTAAATGTATCCTACAATCAGTGGTGTCTCAGCTTTGGTTTAATACACCATTGTTCTGCAATGCGCTCTTTCTACTCATTAACGTGGTTCAGGATTACAAGCCAGCACTTACCTCTAGGATGATCTTTCCAAAGTACAAATGTGGTCAGGTCACTACCCTCCCAAAAGTCCTTCAAAGGCtcccctctccactcccttccctgCTCCAGGCCCTTCATCTTCTGACTCCCTGCTACTTTTGCAATCTCATTTCCAGCACATCCCCACCCATCTTCTTCCTTAAAGACAACTAGATTTACAGTTAGTTCCCCAAATGCGCTATGCTGAGCCAGAGGGTGCTTTTCTCCTCTAACTCTTCCTCAGCTCCTCTACTCAAAGTCGCATCTTACTGGAGAATTGTCCCAATCCCCCAAGGTGAGCCTGCGCTCTTCCTTCGTGTACCACCCATCAACTTCCCCAGCATCTGTGCACTTCTTGGTTCAATCACTTAACACACGGTTTCAAGCCATTTCTCTTGTCTGTTGCCCCCAATAAATAGTGAGTTCTCGAGCATGCCATCTTCTTTATACCCATTTCCACTAGTGCCAGGGCAACACAGGAGgtccataaatatttttgtaaacaagGAACTGTGCACAAGGAAGGAGGCCAAATGCTCCCTGAGTCCAGGCGAAGAGCATTCTAATTAACTGTCCTCTTAACCTGGGACAAGTGCTAGAAAAAGGAGGCCAGAAGCTCTAGATAACTACCTGCACCCCCTGAAATCTAAAGCAATtggattttttcttctgtttccttggttTCTAGTCCTCCAGACCTACTAATTCCAGCCTCAACCCTCAAAGACAATCCGATTTCAACAAGCACAGCCTTGATGACGGTTTCCTTTCTCCTTAGTCCTTTTCAGTGCTCCAAGTCCAAACCTCCATCTATATCATCACGCCCTCTTGCCGCAAGTCCTCTATTTTGTAACCAGGAGTTTTGAAAAGTACCGAAGGGGGATTCTTTCCACTTCCTTCTCTAAAACGCCCACTTGAGTTTCCCATTTGAActccctcctgccctaggtgtggaCACACCTCTCAGAGCCACCAAGACTCAACACcaggaaataaacacaaaaagaagCTTTAGTTTAACACAAAACCTTTATTTTAGTAACTACCCTAAAGGCTTGAAGTTAATTTAGAGATCTCTGTGGAAGCCATTATCCCCTCTCATCCCAGTGGTGGGGTTGGATTCTAGAAAATgccaaaaatagacaaaaatgttTCCCAGTTCTTCTTTCTGACCTAGATCATTTAAAGCCAAGGATTCTGAATCATTTATGGAAAAGTACCAGGGTATGTGGGGGATTTAAAATAAAGCTCAGCTAATGTGGCCTATGTGGCAGTCGCTAAGATTGGTCCATGCCAAAACATGCTGACAACTGTAGGGCCAACATACTTTCAATACCCTCTCATTGCAAAAAGGACAGGAACTCATGAAACAACcagaaatagtaaagaaaaaaaagaaaaagtggaaagatgcggggaagacaggaaaggagaggGCAGATGACAGGACAGGAGAAAATAGAGACTTTATAATAGGAAATATAGCTGACAGAGGCTTTCAAAAACTAGGCCTATTTTGTCACAGTTTGGGCTAAACAATCACCTCACAACTGAAAGAAGACAGCTAAAGAAAGGAATGGGGGAGGGCCTGGAGccagatagacaaatagataaacCAATGAAAAGTATcttggggaaggaaaaaggacTGATAAGGAAACAGGATCTCAACTCAAAGACCAGAGAATTATTAAAGAAAGGGCAGGATCAATGCGTGGACAGATGAGATGAAGGGGGAAGGCAGCTGTCAAAAATGTGCTGTGATTCTGCCGTTCAGAAGGCAGGTGAAAAAGACAACTCCAGGCTGCAACTGGACTGGGAATTAGGAAGCTCTCAGCCCCTCAGGAGAGAATGAGCGACCCGCGGCCATTCTAACGGTCGGAGCAGTGTGGTCAGAGCAGGCCAGCCTGGAATATGCTCACCATTTTAACGTGTGGAGGAAACCTTACATTCGGAGAGAAAAGACAACTTCACCACTTAGCCTACACAGAAGAGACTGTACAAATCTCTTCACAAATTTTAGAGTAAATAAGAACAAAGTAACACTAGGCACGAAATACCTGAACTGAACAAATATCAAACTCTGATTTTTCCTGCACCCTAGCATGAGACTGTTAGGAAGGAAAAAGGCCGGAACCAACCTGCAACCTtcagagagatttctttttctggacaGAATTCGGTGTGTTTGCACCCCTGGGAGTCGGTGCAGGAGGAGCCGCCCTGGCAGGATCTTCAGATCAAGAGAGGCTTGTTTTGGATGCAGAATGAGTTTCCCCGACCTCAATACCACCTCAGGGGATCTGAAATTACTACCCCACAGCGTTAATAAAGGCATCTTTTGGAGAGACCGCAGGATGCCGGTTAATTTGCACTTTCTTCTCCACCTATCCACTTCAGCCACAACTTAAGCAGCGAAAGGAAAGGGCAGGAGCAGATCTTCTATTGCTTTCGCTTCCTATGTGGCCGAGACCCAAAGAAGCGGGCCGATCGCCTACCTGCCTTCCGTTTCCCCGGCCAGGAGCGGCCGCGCGTGCTGCAGAGCGTTCGCTGCCGCCTCCCGCTTGCCCGCAACCTCACCTACAGACGCTCTCTGTGGCTCAGACCAGCCTGACTCATCTGGGATGGGTGGCATGGGTGGGGGAGACCTCAGAGGGCGGAGGGACAGGAGGAGGCGGGCCGGGCCCTTCCCCCAGAGCCAGGGAGGAGGCGTCGCCAGGGCGCAGGTGAAACCGACTCCGACCTATCCCGGGAACTTTCGCGGCCGGGACTAGCTGCTAGAGGCCCGCGTCGCGCAGGGGCGGCTTGGGAGCCGCCCTTTCCCACCCCGGCTGTGCGCAGGGACTCAGCCCGGGGCGTCTGCCCGGGGTCCCGCGGCCCTCTCGGTGCGATCGGGGGCTGCAAGCAGCGCTGGCTTCTGCGGCTGATGGAGGCGGGTGGCTCCGCCTCGGGCGCAGGTGACACACACCAGGCCAGGGTTTCTGCTGGCCGGCGAGAGCGCAGGGAGGGCGAGACGCAGACACCCCGGGGGCAGACACCCCGGGGGCGGGGACGACAAGGCAGCGATGGCCCGAGAGTTGAGCCAGGAGGCACTACTGGACTTTCTGTGTCAGGCCGGGGGCCGAGTAACCAACGCCGCCTTGCTGAGCCACTTCAAGAGCTTCCTCCGAGACCCCAACGCGCCCCCCGGCCAGCAGCAGCGCCGCCGCGAGCTCTTCAAGGGCTTCGTCAACTCAGTCGCCGCAGTGCGCCAGGACCCCGACGGCACCAAGTACGTCGTGCTCAAGAGGAGGTACAGGGAccttttgggggaggagggactgCAGCGACCCCGCGACCCGCCCGCAGCCGCCGCCCCTGCAGGGGGAGCGGCGCCCTGCTCCCCGCAAGGCGCGCGCCGGGGGGAGCCGCCGCCGCAGCAGCCCAGGCGGCGGCGGCGAGAGAAGGAACCGGAGGAGGAGCCAGCAGGTGCCGCAGCCCCGGCCGCGGCCGCAGGTTGCGATGGACTCCCGGCCAGCGGCGCCCGGGAGGCGTCCCGGGGAGGCGGCGGGCGGAGGAGCAGCCCCGGCCCCAGCGCGCCAGTGCCCGCGGCGGCGGCGACAGTGACCCAGGCCGGCGCGAGGTGCGCGGCTGTGGAGACGCAGGGCCGCTGCTGCTGGGAATGCCTCCAGAACGGCCTGGAGGGACTGCCGGGCGAGCCGCTGCCTGGCGCCCCCTCGGACCCCGCCGCCGCCCGGGAGAAGCCGGCGCGGGCTCCGCCTGCCCAGGCTGACCGCGGGGCTCCCAGGCAGCGGCGGGAGGGCGTGCCTGCTGAGCCCGCGCGGGTGCCCGCAGCGCCCCGCTCGCCTGCTGCAGCCGTCGAGGCTGCCGCCAGCGGGGCGTCCCCGTCTGCTCCCCCGTCCCGCCTCACTCCCCCCGAAGACCCGCCGGAGCTGGGGACGCCGAGCTCTCTGCGTTATTCGaccctgcagcagcagcagcagcgcacTCGAGAGTGGGTGGCCAGACACCCCCAGATTCCAGAAGCCCGGAATCAGGGCCCCATCCGAGCCTGGTCGGTGCTGCCGGACAACTTCCCTCAGCTAACCTCGGAGCTGGGCTTGTGGGTCCCGGAACCTAATTCAGCGCCGCCGGAGCCCCCTCTTTCCTcgccttctctctttcctgctgccGCGGAATCCTGGCCCAGGAACTCCCCGTTGACAATCTTTCGCAGCATTCGTTGTCAGCTGTCCCTCCAAGATCTGGATGGCTTTGTGGACCAGGAGAGCCACAGCAGTGAGGAGAGCAGCGCTGGGCCCAAAGAGTCCCCTGGAGGTTCTGAAGAGGGGCTGCAGGTTGCCCTGAG of Equus quagga isolate Etosha38 chromosome 3, UCLA_HA_Equagga_1.0, whole genome shotgun sequence contains these proteins:
- the SOWAHB gene encoding ankyrin repeat domain-containing protein SOWAHB, producing the protein MARELSQEALLDFLCQAGGRVTNAALLSHFKSFLRDPNAPPGQQQRRRELFKGFVNSVAAVRQDPDGTKYVVLKRRYRDLLGEEGLQRPRDPPAAAAPAGGAAPCSPQGARRGEPPPQQPRRRRREKEPEEEPAGAAAPAAAAGCDGLPASGAREASRGGGGRRSSPGPSAPVPAAAATVTQAGARCAAVETQGRCCWECLQNGLEGLPGEPLPGAPSDPAAAREKPARAPPAQADRGAPRQRREGVPAEPARVPAAPRSPAAAVEAAASGASPSAPPSRLTPPEDPPELGTPSSLRYSTLQQQQQRTREWVARHPQIPEARNQGPIRAWSVLPDNFPQLTSELGLWVPEPNSAPPEPPLSSPSLFPAAAESWPRNSPLTIFRSIRCQLSLQDLDGFVDQESHSSEESSAGPKESPGGSEEGLQVALRTPDWGKLRNPAGGLSPKEGNPSRSPQGLRNREAGHTSQQVPTGANGLAGHPQEPLPWPAPKIRRSLRRSSRAGRAKLSSSDEECLEEDLLKRSRRPPRSRKPSKAGAVSSPRVDAALMLKPADIKVALAERGRPHSSWAPDGEGPAALVPHRPSEHKSSLVPLDAREHEWIVKLASGSWIQVLTLFWEDPQLALHKDFLTGYTALHWIAKHGDLRALQDLVSGAQKAGIALDVNVKSGCGYTPLHLAAIHGHQAIIKLLVERLASRVNIRDSSGKKPWQYLTSNTSGEIWQLLGAPRGKPIFPVYPLVRSSSPTRKAKSREISRNVTRKTSLAALLKSQHSKWKSANQYEKFATPREREEYSD